In one Stenotrophomonas maltophilia genomic region, the following are encoded:
- a CDS encoding phospholipase D family protein, whose translation MNLLLRVLALATVLLGSGCASLSHAERDRAEAIAVQARSTEVECQRADRCAQESPLRALAGRAFSESTETRPRHYATLLDEGEGALVARLNLLRSATRSIDLQTYIFDKDDSARLVIDELLAASKRGVKVRLLIDQLSAISDLQILGALSGAHENFQLRVYNPTFGKARLNYFDYAGSVLCCFRRFNQRMHNKLLVIDDAIGVVGGRNYQDDYYDWDREYNFRDRDVLIAGPEVREMAANFDAFWRARRSVPAERLNDVGRTLLREGVPALPPATFRRPERVQRVSAEANDMDFVTRSFVDTALPVASVRYVADLPRKHRREKVDAPLASQHVTEPQLDALIASAQHEVILQTPYLVLSKPAQTLFRDLRKRPQPPRVLVSTNSLAATDNPIVYALSYKYKRRNMRELGFNIFEYKPFPLDAPVDYRNLLPDPIEAPPGQDSGGRNPLIGGSAAGSNARSGGTSTATDATATTSGADEAPAVFRPRTGSAYENARARRRAAGSEVETRLLRTETRPSFLGSKAVNKPLPVTRKGARMGLHAKSLVVDRRIGVVGTHNFDPRSENYNTEGAVIIDDPVFAEQLAQSILRDIHPQNSWTVAPRAKPPVLSGLNYSVGKASEALPILDFWPWRYATDYEFKPGPDCPQPLPRQSPDFHQCYVAVGDFPEVNVGPKWLLVRMLTAFGAGLVPIL comes from the coding sequence GTGAACCTGCTGCTGCGGGTGCTGGCGCTGGCAACGGTGTTGCTTGGCAGTGGCTGTGCGTCGCTGTCGCACGCCGAGCGCGACCGTGCCGAAGCGATTGCCGTGCAGGCGCGCTCCACCGAGGTCGAGTGCCAGCGTGCCGACCGCTGCGCGCAGGAGTCGCCGCTGCGCGCGCTCGCCGGCCGCGCATTCAGCGAGTCCACCGAAACCCGTCCCCGTCATTACGCCACCCTGCTGGACGAGGGGGAGGGCGCACTGGTCGCGCGCCTGAACCTGTTGCGCAGTGCCACCCGCAGCATCGATCTGCAGACCTATATCTTCGACAAGGACGACAGTGCCCGGCTGGTCATCGATGAACTGCTCGCCGCCTCGAAGCGGGGAGTGAAGGTGCGGCTGCTGATCGACCAGCTCTCGGCCATCTCCGACCTGCAGATTCTCGGCGCCCTGTCCGGCGCCCACGAGAACTTCCAGCTGCGGGTGTACAACCCCACCTTCGGCAAGGCGCGGCTGAACTACTTCGACTATGCCGGCAGCGTGCTGTGCTGTTTCCGCCGCTTCAACCAGCGCATGCACAACAAGCTGCTGGTGATTGATGACGCAATCGGCGTGGTTGGCGGCCGCAACTACCAGGACGACTATTACGACTGGGACCGCGAGTACAACTTCCGCGATCGCGACGTATTGATCGCCGGCCCGGAAGTGCGCGAGATGGCGGCCAACTTCGATGCATTCTGGCGCGCCCGCCGCAGCGTGCCGGCCGAACGCCTGAACGACGTCGGACGTACGCTGCTGCGCGAGGGCGTGCCGGCCCTGCCGCCCGCCACCTTCCGCCGTCCCGAGCGGGTGCAGCGGGTCAGCGCGGAGGCCAACGACATGGACTTCGTCACCCGCTCCTTCGTCGACACCGCGTTGCCGGTGGCGTCGGTGCGCTACGTCGCCGACCTGCCGCGAAAGCATCGGCGCGAAAAGGTCGATGCGCCGCTGGCCAGCCAGCACGTCACCGAGCCACAGCTCGACGCACTGATCGCCAGCGCGCAGCACGAAGTGATCCTGCAGACGCCGTACCTGGTGCTGTCCAAACCCGCGCAGACATTGTTCCGCGATCTGCGCAAGCGTCCGCAGCCGCCGCGCGTGCTGGTGTCCACCAACAGTCTGGCGGCCACCGACAACCCGATCGTCTACGCGCTGTCGTACAAGTACAAGCGGCGCAACATGCGTGAGCTGGGCTTCAACATCTTCGAATACAAGCCGTTCCCGCTCGATGCGCCGGTCGACTACCGCAACCTGCTGCCGGACCCGATCGAGGCGCCGCCGGGCCAGGACAGTGGCGGACGCAATCCGTTGATCGGCGGCAGCGCTGCCGGCAGCAATGCCCGCAGCGGCGGCACGTCCACCGCCACCGACGCCACCGCCACCACGAGTGGCGCCGACGAAGCGCCGGCGGTTTTCCGCCCCCGCACCGGCAGCGCCTACGAGAATGCGCGGGCGCGCCGCCGCGCCGCCGGCAGTGAAGTGGAAACGCGTCTGCTGCGCACCGAGACGCGGCCCTCGTTCCTGGGCAGCAAGGCGGTCAACAAGCCGCTGCCCGTGACCCGCAAGGGTGCGCGCATGGGGTTGCACGCGAAGTCGCTGGTGGTCGACCGCCGTATCGGCGTGGTCGGCACCCACAACTTCGATCCACGCAGCGAGAACTACAACACCGAAGGTGCGGTGATCATCGACGATCCGGTGTTCGCCGAGCAGCTGGCGCAGAGCATCCTGCGCGACATCCACCCGCAGAACTCCTGGACGGTTGCGCCACGCGCCAAGCCGCCGGTGCTGTCCGGGCTCAACTACAGCGTCGGCAAGGCCTCCGAGGCGCTGCCGATCCTCGATTTCTGGCCGTGGCGCTACGCCACCGACTACGAGTTCAAGCCGGGTCCGGACTGCCCGCAGCCGCTGCCCCGGCAGAGCCCGGACTTCCACCAGTGCTACGTCGCCGTGGGTGACTTCCCTGAAGTCAACGTCGGACCAAAGTGGCTGCTGGTGCGCATGCTGACCGCATTCGGCGCCGGCCTCGTCCCCATCCTCTGA
- a CDS encoding hotdog fold thioesterase, protein MTQVFREAVSLEQLNALSRNTAIASLGIVFSAAGEDWLQATMPVDERTRQPYGILHGGASVVLAETLGSSAGNLCVEAGKQVCVGLEINANHVRAVRSGTVTGTARALHVGRSTQLWEIRIEDEQGRLVCISRLTLAVVAAGHG, encoded by the coding sequence ATGACCCAGGTGTTCCGCGAAGCCGTATCCCTAGAGCAGCTCAACGCGCTCAGCCGCAACACGGCCATCGCGTCGCTGGGCATCGTCTTCAGCGCTGCCGGTGAAGACTGGCTGCAGGCCACCATGCCGGTGGACGAGCGCACCCGCCAGCCCTACGGCATCCTGCATGGCGGCGCATCGGTGGTGCTGGCCGAGACCCTGGGCAGCAGCGCGGGCAATCTGTGCGTGGAGGCCGGAAAGCAGGTCTGCGTGGGCCTGGAGATCAACGCCAACCACGTGCGCGCGGTGCGTTCGGGCACCGTCACCGGTACCGCACGCGCGCTGCACGTGGGTCGCAGCACGCAGCTGTGGGAGATCCGCATCGAGGACGAGCAGGGCCGGCTGGTGTGCATCTCGCGGCTGACCCTGGCCGTGGTGGCTGCCGGCCACGGCTGA
- a CDS encoding lysophospholipid acyltransferase family protein translates to MTSPTPAPRGGVARVCRYLYRVPLLLVHILVFLPLTLLGMLAPWANLRVGQDRLGAKVVNAWQGGLMWIFGFRLVRFGQPLPGAVLFVANHVSWVDISILHSQRMMGFVAKREIAGWPVVGWLAARGQTIFHQRGNTESLGGVMQVMADRLREGKAVGVFPEGRTRGGHEVGPFHARIFQAAVETGVPVQPVALVYGTKGDAQTIVAFGPGESFFANFLRLLGEPARRAEVHFLAPIGAQDLEGRRRIAETSRARIVAAMSGE, encoded by the coding sequence ATGACTTCCCCCACTCCGGCCCCCCGCGGCGGCGTGGCGCGTGTGTGCCGTTACCTGTACCGCGTACCGCTGCTGTTGGTCCACATCCTCGTGTTCCTGCCGCTCACCCTGCTGGGCATGCTCGCGCCGTGGGCGAACCTGCGCGTGGGCCAGGACCGTCTCGGTGCCAAAGTGGTGAACGCGTGGCAGGGCGGCCTGATGTGGATCTTCGGTTTCCGCCTGGTGCGCTTCGGCCAGCCGCTGCCCGGCGCGGTGCTGTTCGTCGCCAACCACGTCAGCTGGGTCGACATCAGCATCCTGCACAGCCAGCGCATGATGGGCTTCGTCGCCAAGCGCGAGATCGCCGGCTGGCCGGTGGTCGGCTGGCTGGCCGCGCGCGGCCAGACCATCTTCCACCAGCGTGGCAACACCGAGTCGCTCGGTGGGGTGATGCAGGTGATGGCCGATCGCCTGCGTGAAGGCAAGGCCGTGGGCGTGTTCCCGGAGGGGCGCACCCGCGGGGGCCACGAAGTGGGCCCGTTCCACGCCCGGATCTTCCAGGCGGCAGTCGAGACCGGTGTGCCGGTGCAGCCGGTGGCGCTGGTGTACGGAACGAAGGGCGACGCGCAGACGATCGTGGCCTTCGGCCCGGGCGAGAGTTTCTTCGCCAATTTCCTGCGCCTGCTCGGTGAGCCGGCGCGACGTGCGGAAGTGCACTTCCTGGCACCGATCGGTGCCCAGGACCTGGAAGGCCGTCGGCGCATCGCGGAGACCTCGCGCGCGCGCATCGTGGCGGCCATGAGCGGGGAGTGA
- a CDS encoding YheT family hydrolase — translation MALVPPPPVDASASMLTAADYQPPRWLRNPHLQSMLSSSRMRLQRGLLLLAATGAVSEEMILDGGEGVRLQGWHSHVEGREPRGIALLLHGWEGSAESSYMRMAAARMLEQGFDVVRLNFRDHGNTHHLNPGIFHSNLIDEVVHAAGDVAQRWPHLPLVAAGYSLGGNFVLRLALRAPAAGVPLLRVASVCPVLDPALTMESIENGPAMYDWYFRRKWTVSLRRKRDLFPELSDCDDRVLKLDIRALTAWLVERHTTFGSLQAYFDGYSIAGDRLSGLQVPADILMAQDDPVIPYSTFRDWQLPRQAHLETACWGGHCGFLENWRGDGFSERWVAQRLRRVLQA, via the coding sequence GTGGCCCTGGTCCCGCCACCGCCTGTCGACGCATCCGCGTCGATGCTGACTGCGGCCGATTACCAGCCGCCGCGCTGGCTGCGCAATCCCCACCTGCAGTCGATGCTCAGTTCCAGCCGCATGCGCCTGCAGCGCGGCCTGCTGCTGCTGGCCGCCACCGGCGCAGTCAGCGAGGAAATGATCCTCGATGGTGGCGAGGGCGTGCGCCTGCAGGGCTGGCACAGCCACGTCGAGGGGCGTGAGCCGCGTGGCATCGCACTGCTGCTGCATGGCTGGGAAGGCAGCGCCGAGTCCAGCTACATGCGCATGGCCGCCGCGCGCATGCTCGAGCAGGGCTTCGACGTGGTGCGGCTGAACTTCCGTGACCATGGCAACACCCATCACCTCAACCCCGGCATCTTCCATTCCAACCTGATCGACGAAGTGGTGCATGCCGCGGGCGACGTCGCCCAGCGCTGGCCGCACCTGCCGCTGGTCGCCGCTGGCTACTCGCTGGGAGGCAACTTCGTGCTGCGCCTGGCCCTGCGTGCGCCGGCAGCCGGCGTGCCGCTGCTGCGGGTGGCCTCGGTGTGCCCGGTGCTGGACCCGGCGTTGACCATGGAGAGCATCGAGAACGGCCCGGCGATGTACGACTGGTATTTCCGCCGCAAGTGGACCGTCTCGCTGCGCCGCAAGCGCGACCTGTTCCCCGAGTTGAGTGATTGCGACGATCGCGTGCTGAAGCTGGACATCCGCGCGCTGACCGCATGGCTGGTCGAGCGCCACACCACCTTCGGTTCGCTGCAGGCGTACTTCGACGGCTACTCGATTGCCGGTGATCGCCTGTCCGGGCTGCAGGTGCCGGCCGACATCCTGATGGCACAGGATGATCCGGTGATCCCGTATTCCACATTCCGCGACTGGCAGCTGCCACGCCAGGCGCATCTGGAAACGGCGTGCTGGGGCGGTCACTGCGGTTTCCTGGAAAACTGGCGTGGTGACGGCTTCTCCGAGCGCTGGGTGGCGCAGCGCCTGCGGCGGGTTCTGCAGGCCTGA
- a CDS encoding tetratricopeptide repeat protein, translating into MQDQIIQALRQNEAGQAVQLAQAWTRDEPGLAAAHRWLALALQQQGKPSDAMDALQQALRLAPDDAQLHLQHAGLLLAMREYQGADEALLRTTDLNPNAFSAYLMQAHLAIGRNDFDEAQRLSNLAARVEPDHPDLLHIDGMIALRRDDPDRALVLLSQANQAQPNDPRVLYALGFAYLGKDMLAFAEQAFRRVLELNPSLSSLHGLVVQLALRQGNLEAAAEAMQVALQQPGMDHASLRRLAGELALRSGQPLQALEHLLPLLESQPADRQMLQLLLMSWQRLGREEEARARLDAALENNPQLHDLWLARLSVEEVGSDAAVAVVERWIEAMPGHVPALEARLRLHDMAGEHTQAEGIAERIVSLEPGRVSAESRLVEGLLQRDPAAAVARVQALIEQAAEGHRADLRTWLGEIQDRAGQPDAALATWLALQADQAPQRLPLPPQAKAPPSWPDKGSVDESNTSAPIFLWGAPGSGVERVATGLAAASPVLRSDRYTSNPPDDAFQNYHTLQDLASGVLTPERLVQRWREQLPARGVQGDTIIDWLLWWDNALLWALRPQLPQGRLLIVLRDPRDMLLDWVAYGAAAPLAMTSLAEAGEWLARALAQVATLNEEDLYPHVLLRIDHIGNDAQAMAELLGRLFERPMPVAAQLGVPRFPPGHWRHYRDVMSAAFAQLTPIAVRLGYPEE; encoded by the coding sequence ATGCAAGACCAGATCATCCAAGCGTTGCGCCAGAACGAGGCCGGCCAGGCCGTGCAGCTGGCCCAGGCGTGGACCCGTGACGAACCCGGCCTGGCCGCGGCCCACCGCTGGCTGGCGCTTGCGCTGCAGCAGCAGGGCAAGCCCAGCGACGCAATGGACGCCCTGCAGCAGGCGCTGCGGCTGGCCCCCGACGATGCCCAGCTGCATCTGCAGCATGCCGGCCTGCTGTTGGCGATGCGCGAATACCAGGGCGCTGACGAGGCGCTGCTGCGTACCACCGATCTCAATCCGAACGCCTTTTCCGCCTACCTGATGCAGGCGCACCTGGCGATCGGCCGCAATGACTTCGACGAAGCCCAGCGCCTGTCGAACTTGGCCGCGCGCGTTGAACCGGATCACCCCGATCTGCTGCACATCGACGGCATGATCGCCCTGCGCCGTGACGATCCTGATCGCGCGCTGGTCCTGCTGTCGCAGGCCAACCAGGCCCAGCCGAATGATCCGCGCGTGCTGTATGCACTGGGCTTTGCCTATCTGGGCAAGGACATGCTGGCATTCGCCGAGCAGGCCTTCCGCCGCGTGCTGGAGCTCAACCCGTCGCTGTCGTCCCTGCACGGGCTGGTCGTGCAGCTGGCGTTGCGGCAGGGCAATCTCGAGGCCGCCGCCGAGGCCATGCAGGTGGCGCTGCAGCAGCCAGGCATGGACCACGCATCGCTGCGGCGCCTGGCCGGTGAGCTGGCGCTGCGCAGCGGGCAGCCCTTGCAGGCGCTGGAACACCTGCTGCCGCTGCTGGAATCGCAGCCGGCAGACCGGCAGATGCTGCAGCTGCTGCTGATGTCGTGGCAGCGGCTGGGCCGCGAGGAAGAAGCACGCGCACGCCTGGATGCGGCGCTGGAAAACAACCCGCAGCTGCATGACCTGTGGCTGGCACGCCTGTCGGTGGAAGAGGTGGGCAGCGATGCGGCGGTTGCCGTGGTCGAGCGCTGGATCGAAGCGATGCCTGGCCATGTGCCCGCCCTGGAGGCGCGTCTGCGGCTGCACGACATGGCGGGTGAGCACACACAGGCTGAAGGCATCGCAGAACGCATCGTCAGCCTCGAGCCGGGCCGTGTCAGCGCCGAGTCCCGCCTTGTCGAGGGCCTGCTGCAGCGCGACCCCGCTGCTGCCGTCGCCCGCGTGCAGGCGCTGATCGAACAGGCCGCGGAGGGCCATCGCGCTGACCTGCGCACCTGGCTGGGCGAGATCCAGGATCGCGCCGGGCAACCGGATGCCGCCCTGGCAACCTGGCTGGCGCTGCAGGCCGACCAGGCGCCGCAGCGCCTGCCGCTGCCGCCGCAGGCGAAGGCACCGCCGAGCTGGCCGGACAAGGGCAGTGTCGACGAATCCAACACGTCGGCGCCGATTTTCCTGTGGGGCGCACCGGGTTCGGGTGTGGAGCGCGTGGCGACCGGCCTGGCCGCTGCCAGCCCGGTGTTGCGCAGTGATCGCTACACCAGCAACCCGCCGGATGACGCGTTCCAGAACTACCACACGCTGCAGGACCTGGCGTCCGGCGTGCTGACGCCGGAGCGGCTGGTGCAGCGCTGGCGCGAGCAGCTGCCGGCGCGCGGCGTGCAGGGCGACACGATCATCGACTGGCTGCTGTGGTGGGACAACGCGCTGCTGTGGGCCCTGCGCCCGCAGCTGCCGCAGGGCCGCCTGCTGATCGTGCTGCGTGATCCGCGCGACATGCTGCTGGACTGGGTGGCCTATGGCGCTGCCGCGCCGCTGGCGATGACCTCGCTGGCCGAGGCCGGCGAATGGCTGGCGCGTGCGCTGGCCCAGGTCGCGACCCTCAACGAGGAAGATCTGTACCCGCATGTGCTGCTGCGGATCGATCACATCGGCAATGATGCGCAGGCGATGGCCGAGCTGCTGGGACGCCTGTTCGAGCGCCCCATGCCCGTGGCAGCCCAGCTTGGCGTGCCGCGCTTCCCGCCGGGCCACTGGCGCCACTACCGCGACGTGATGAGCGCCGCTTTCGCCCAGCTGACACCGATCGCGGTGCGCCTGGGCTACCCGGAAGAGTGA
- a CDS encoding YbhB/YbcL family Raf kinase inhibitor-like protein — translation MKLSSHSLTNGAPIDREFAAGDTAGFAPDRNPHLAWSDVPEGTRSFVLICVDPDVPTVPDTVGRSDMTVPRDQPRCDFVHWVMADIPASVHEIAAGSCSDGFVVKGKAAPAGPAGSRQGLNDFTGWFAGNPDMAGDYLGYDGPYPPFNDERLHRYFFRVFALDVAALALPERFTAADVHRAMHGHVLAEAALHGTYTLNPALA, via the coding sequence ATGAAACTGAGCAGCCACAGCCTGACCAACGGCGCACCGATCGACCGCGAATTCGCCGCCGGCGACACCGCCGGTTTCGCGCCGGACCGCAATCCCCACCTGGCCTGGAGCGATGTGCCCGAGGGCACCCGCTCGTTCGTGCTGATCTGCGTGGACCCGGATGTGCCGACCGTGCCGGACACCGTCGGCCGCAGCGATATGACGGTGCCACGCGACCAGCCGCGCTGCGACTTCGTGCACTGGGTGATGGCCGACATCCCTGCCAGCGTGCACGAGATCGCCGCGGGCAGCTGCAGCGATGGCTTCGTGGTCAAGGGCAAGGCCGCACCGGCCGGTCCGGCCGGCAGCCGGCAGGGCCTGAACGACTTCACCGGCTGGTTCGCCGGCAATCCGGACATGGCCGGTGATTACCTGGGCTACGACGGCCCGTACCCGCCGTTCAACGACGAGCGGCTGCACCGCTACTTCTTCCGTGTGTTCGCGCTGGACGTGGCCGCGCTGGCGTTGCCGGAGCGCTTCACCGCCGCGGATGTCCATCGCGCCATGCATGGCCATGTGCTGGCCGAGGCGGCGCTGCACGGCACCTACACGTTGAATCCGGCGCTGGCCTGA
- a CDS encoding META and DUF4377 domain-containing protein: MNRKLTLLLPLALLAACSQTPAPAGTGGDDVAPAATKAADQQTLAHLDAQRLQSQHWRLQKATAADGKRIDALFAREDKPVTLDFVDGRLSVSNTCNRMSGGYTLADGKLSVSAMASTMMACADKSLMALDEAVSSRLQGELKAEQDAAGMLTLTSAQGDTLVFAPEPTAETRYGGAGETVFLEVAARTEKCSHPLIPDYQCLQVREVKYDDKGLKQGEPGKFENFYGNIEGYTHEDGVRNVVRVKRYEVKNPPADAPSQAYVLDMVVESAVEKK, translated from the coding sequence ATGAACCGCAAGCTCACCCTGCTCCTCCCGCTGGCTCTGCTGGCCGCCTGCAGCCAGACCCCGGCCCCGGCCGGAACCGGCGGCGACGACGTGGCCCCGGCGGCGACCAAGGCGGCAGACCAGCAGACGCTGGCGCACCTGGACGCGCAGCGCCTGCAGAGCCAGCACTGGCGGCTGCAGAAGGCCACGGCCGCCGACGGCAAGCGCATCGACGCGCTGTTCGCCCGTGAAGACAAGCCGGTCACCCTGGACTTCGTCGATGGCCGCCTGTCGGTCAGCAATACCTGCAACCGCATGAGTGGCGGTTACACCCTGGCCGACGGAAAGCTGAGTGTCAGCGCGATGGCCTCGACGATGATGGCCTGCGCGGACAAGTCGCTGATGGCGCTGGACGAGGCCGTATCCAGCCGCCTGCAGGGCGAACTGAAGGCGGAGCAGGATGCCGCCGGCATGCTGACCCTGACCAGCGCACAGGGCGACACGCTGGTCTTCGCTCCGGAACCCACCGCTGAAACCCGCTATGGCGGCGCCGGCGAAACCGTGTTCCTGGAAGTGGCCGCCCGGACCGAGAAGTGCTCGCACCCGCTGATCCCGGACTACCAGTGCCTGCAGGTCCGCGAGGTGAAGTATGACGACAAGGGCCTCAAGCAGGGCGAGCCGGGCAAGTTCGAGAACTTCTACGGCAACATCGAGGGCTACACCCACGAAGACGGCGTGCGCAACGTCGTGCGGGTGAAGCGCTACGAGGTGAAGAACCCGCCGGCCGATGCGCCGTCGCAGGCGTATGTGCTGGACATGGTGGTCGAGTCGGCCGTCGAGAAGAAGTAA
- a CDS encoding undecaprenyl-diphosphate phosphatase, whose amino-acid sequence MSDLLSALLLGILEGLTEFLPISSTGHLLIAQHWLGARSDFFNIIIQAGAILAVVLVFRQRLWSLATGLGQRENRDYVFKLGAAFLVTAVVGLPVRLLGWELPETVSPIAWALIIGGIWMLLVELYTARLPDRDQVTWTVAIGVGLAQVVAGVFPGTSRSASAIFLAMLLGLSRRAAAAEFVFLVGIPTMFAASAYAFLELAKKGQLASENWADVGVAFVAAVITGFIVVKWLLGYIKSHRFTAFALYRIALGAALLLWLPSGT is encoded by the coding sequence ATGTCCGACCTGCTCTCCGCCCTGCTGCTGGGCATCCTCGAAGGCTTGACCGAATTCCTGCCGATCTCCAGTACCGGCCACCTGCTGATCGCCCAGCATTGGCTGGGCGCACGTTCGGATTTCTTCAACATCATCATCCAGGCCGGCGCGATCCTGGCCGTGGTGCTGGTGTTCCGCCAGCGCCTGTGGAGTCTGGCCACCGGCCTGGGACAGCGCGAGAACCGCGACTACGTGTTCAAGCTGGGCGCGGCATTCCTGGTCACCGCCGTGGTCGGGCTGCCGGTGCGCCTGCTCGGCTGGGAACTTCCGGAAACGGTCAGCCCGATCGCCTGGGCGCTGATCATCGGCGGCATCTGGATGCTGCTGGTGGAGCTGTATACCGCGCGCCTGCCCGACCGCGACCAGGTCACCTGGACGGTGGCGATCGGTGTCGGTCTGGCACAGGTGGTGGCCGGCGTGTTCCCCGGCACCTCGCGCTCGGCGTCGGCCATCTTCCTGGCCATGCTGCTGGGCCTGAGCCGTCGCGCAGCCGCCGCCGAGTTCGTGTTCCTGGTCGGCATTCCCACCATGTTCGCCGCCAGCGCCTATGCGTTCCTCGAGCTGGCCAAGAAGGGACAACTGGCCAGCGAGAACTGGGCCGATGTCGGCGTGGCGTTCGTTGCCGCCGTCATCACCGGCTTCATCGTAGTGAAGTGGCTGCTGGGCTACATCAAATCGCACCGCTTCACCGCGTTCGCCCTGTACCGCATCGCGCTGGGTGCCGCACTGCTGCTGTGGTTGCCGTCCGGCACCTGA
- the glnA gene encoding type I glutamate--ammonia ligase has protein sequence MSVENVEKLIKDNQIEFVDLRFVDMRGVEQHVTFPVSIVEASLFEEGKMFDGSSIAGWKGINESDMVLLPDPSSAYVDPFYADPTLVISCDILDPATMQAYGRCPRGIAKRAEAYLKSSGIAESAFFGPEPEFFIFDSVRFANEMGNTFFKVDSEEAAWNSGAKYDGANSGYRPGVKGGYFPVPPTDTLHDLRAEMCKTLEQVGIEVEVQHHEVATAGQCEIGTKFSTLVQKADELLRMKYVIKNVAHRNGKTVTFMPKPIVGDNGSGMHVHQSLSKGGANLFSGDGYGGLSQLALWYIGGIFKHARAINAFANSGTNSYKRLVPGFEAPVMLAYSARNRSASCRIPWVSNPKARRIEMRFPDPIQSGYLTFTALMMAGLDGIKNQIDPGAPSDKDLYDLPPEEEKLIPQVCSSLDQALEALDKDREFLKAGGVMSDDFIDGYIALKMQEVTKFRAATHPLEYQLYYAS, from the coding sequence ATGTCCGTGGAAAACGTTGAGAAGCTGATCAAGGACAACCAGATCGAGTTCGTCGATCTGCGCTTTGTCGACATGCGCGGTGTCGAACAGCATGTCACCTTCCCGGTCAGCATCGTCGAAGCGTCGCTGTTCGAAGAAGGCAAGATGTTCGATGGCAGCTCGATCGCCGGCTGGAAGGGCATCAACGAATCGGACATGGTCCTGCTGCCGGATCCGTCCAGCGCCTATGTCGATCCGTTCTACGCCGATCCCACTCTGGTGATCAGCTGCGACATCCTCGATCCGGCCACCATGCAGGCCTACGGCCGCTGCCCGCGCGGCATCGCCAAGCGCGCCGAGGCCTACCTGAAGTCCTCGGGCATCGCCGAATCGGCGTTCTTCGGCCCGGAGCCGGAATTCTTCATCTTCGACTCGGTCCGTTTCGCCAATGAAATGGGCAACACCTTCTTCAAGGTCGACTCGGAAGAAGCCGCCTGGAACAGCGGCGCGAAGTACGACGGCGCCAACAGCGGCTACCGCCCGGGCGTGAAGGGCGGCTACTTCCCGGTGCCGCCGACCGACACCCTGCACGACCTGCGTGCGGAAATGTGCAAGACGCTGGAACAGGTCGGCATCGAAGTGGAAGTGCAGCACCACGAAGTGGCCACCGCCGGCCAGTGCGAGATCGGCACCAAGTTCAGCACCCTGGTGCAGAAGGCCGATGAGCTGCTGCGCATGAAGTACGTCATCAAGAACGTCGCGCACCGCAACGGCAAGACCGTCACCTTCATGCCCAAGCCGATCGTCGGCGACAACGGCAGCGGCATGCACGTGCACCAGTCGCTGTCCAAGGGCGGCGCCAACCTGTTCTCCGGCGACGGTTACGGCGGCCTGAGCCAGCTGGCGCTGTGGTACATCGGCGGCATCTTCAAGCACGCCCGCGCCATCAATGCCTTCGCCAACTCGGGCACCAACAGCTACAAGCGCCTGGTGCCGGGCTTCGAAGCACCGGTGATGCTGGCCTATTCGGCGCGCAACCGTTCGGCGTCGTGCCGCATTCCGTGGGTCTCCAACCCGAAGGCACGCCGCATCGAAATGCGCTTCCCCGATCCGATCCAGTCCGGCTACCTGACCTTCACCGCGCTGATGATGGCCGGCCTGGACGGCATCAAGAACCAGATCGACCCGGGCGCACCGAGCGACAAGGACCTGTACGACCTGCCGCCGGAAGAAGAGAAGCTGATTCCGCAGGTCTGCTCCTCGCTGGACCAGGCGCTGGAAGCGCTGGACAAGGACCGTGAGTTCCTGAAGGCCGGCGGCGTGATGAGCGATGACTTCATCGACGGCTACATCGCGCTGAAGATGCAGGAAGTGACCAAGTTCCGCGCGGCGACCCACCCGCTGGAATACCAGCTGTACTACGCCAGTTGA
- a CDS encoding P-II family nitrogen regulator codes for MKLISAIIRPFKLDEVREALSDAGVSGITVTEVKGFGRQKGHTELYRGAEYVVDFLPKIKIETVVTDERADAVIEAIQSSAGTGKIGDGKIFVTAVEQVIRIRTGEIGADAL; via the coding sequence ATGAAACTGATCTCCGCCATCATCCGACCGTTCAAGCTCGACGAGGTCCGCGAGGCCCTCTCCGATGCTGGCGTGTCGGGCATCACCGTGACCGAAGTGAAAGGCTTCGGCCGCCAGAAGGGCCATACCGAGCTGTACCGCGGCGCAGAGTACGTCGTCGATTTCCTGCCCAAGATCAAGATCGAAACCGTGGTCACCGACGAGCGCGCCGATGCGGTGATCGAGGCGATCCAATCGTCGGCAGGTACCGGCAAGATCGGTGACGGCAAGATCTTCGTCACCGCCGTCGAACAGGTCATCCGCATCCGCACCGGCGAAATCGGTGCAGACGCGCTGTAA